The window GGGTCGGGACCGAATTCATTCTCGCCCTCCATACCCTTTTTAGCCATCAAAATAATCATCCATATCGGACCTACTATAGGAATAAGCCCTATAAATATCCAATACCATTCTTTACCTATATCATGTAATCTTCTTACCGTAACTGCAAGGGAGGGTAAAAATAAGGCTAAAGCATATAAGCTTCCAAGAATAGTCCCCGTTCCTAAAACAAAATCGATACCCGATAGCACAACTTCAAAAATC is drawn from Treponema pedis and contains these coding sequences:
- a CDS encoding DUF805 domain-containing protein, which produces MKYYLDVLKKYVVFEGRARRKEYWMFVLFNSIFEVVLSGIDFVLGTGTILGSLYALALFLPSLAVTVRRLHDIGKEWYWIFIGLIPIVGPIWMIILMAKKGMEGENEFGPDPKAEE